The following are encoded together in the Peromyscus maniculatus bairdii isolate BWxNUB_F1_BW_parent chromosome 22, HU_Pman_BW_mat_3.1, whole genome shotgun sequence genome:
- the LOC143270306 gene encoding uncharacterized protein LOC143270306 isoform X2, with protein MRRHDCDTSLQLLGFPTSVGTHQQTLIGEKHDYQEYGNSSVSAGSLCICNVAHSIRKCYKCNPCGQTLSSSSSLQRCEKSHVGRENNKCESSTKCFRLNRHRQTHQRTNNEEALYECSEHDKPFISDCSLEKHQKTHLEGKSYEYNQRNKAFACDSLQHQVQRIQTPEKCYEYNQCSKAFIQMSDHYRHDSLHTGAKPYEYNQCNKAFAEMRNLNSHERFHTREKPCLYNQCVKAFTRKNSLHSHERIHTGKKLYECNECGKTFAQKRNLQSHERIHTGEKPFQCDQCGKVFAQKSHLVCHERIHTGEKPHECNQCGKAFALKSYLLQHERIHTGKKPYECNQCGKAFVQKNNLLAHERIHTGEKPYKCNQCGKTFAHKISLQCHERIHTGEKPYECNQCGKAFTQKSYLLTHERLHTGEKPYKCNQCGKAFAVKSRLHNHEKNHTGNKLYKCVQCGVGFAQKNALQIHKIIHIGEKPYECSQYSKALVQKSSLLSHERTHTGQ; from the coding sequence ATGAGAAGACATGACTGTGATACAAGTTTACAATTACTTGGTTTTCCAACTTCAGTGGGAACTCACCAACAAACTCTCATTGGAGAAAAACATGATTACCAGGAATATGGAAATTCATCTGTCTCTGCTGGTTCACTGTGCATATGTAATGTGGCTCACAGTATAAGAAAATGTTATAAATGCAATCCGTGTGGTCAGACCCTGAGTTCTTCAAGTTCTCTTCAAAGATGTGAAAAATCTCatgtgggaagagaaaataataaatgtgagtCATCTACTAAATGCTTTAGGCTTAACAGGCATCGTCAAACACACCAAAGAACCAATAATGAAGAGGCTCTCTATGAATGTAGTGAACATGATAAACCCTTTATATCTGATTGCTCTTtagaaaaacaccaaaaaactcATTTGGAAGGAAAATCCTATGAGTATAATCAAAGGaataaagcctttgcatgtgaCAGTCTTCAGCATCAAGTACAGAGAATTCAAACTCCAGAAAAATgctatgaatataatcaatgtaGTAAAGCCTTTATACAGATGAGTGATCATTACAGACATGATTCCCTTCATACTGGAGCGAAACCatatgaatataatcaatgtaATAAAGCCTTTGCAGAGATGAGAAATCTTAACAGTCATGAAAGATTTCATACAAGAGAAAAACCCTGTTTATATAATCAATGTGTTAAAGCCTTTACAAGAAAGAATAGTCTTCACAGTCATGAACGAATTCATACTGGAAAGAAACTCTATGagtgtaatgaatgtggtaaaacATTTGCACAAAAGAGGaatcttcaaagtcatgaaagaattcatactggagagaaaccatttcAATGTGATCAATGTGGTAAAGTCTTTGCACAGAAGAGTCATCTTGtatgtcatgaaagaattcatactggagagaaaccgcatgaatgtaatcaatgtggtaaggCCTTTGCACTGAAGAGTTATCTTCTCcaacatgaaagaattcatactgggaagaaaccctatgaatgtaatcaatgtggtaaagcctttgtacagAAGAATAACCTTCTAgctcatgaaagaattcatactggagaaaagccatataaatgtaatcaatgtggtaaaacctttgcacATAAGATTTCTCTTCAatgtcatgaaagaattcatactggagagaaaccctatgaatgtaatcaatgtggtaaagcctttacacaGAAGAGTTATCTTCTCACCCATGAAAGActgcatactggagagaaaccctacaagtgtaaccaatgtggtaaagcctttgcagtgAAGAGTCGTCTTCACaatcatgaaaaaaatcatactggaAACAAACTGTATAAATGTGTCCAATGTGGTGTAGGCTTTGCACAGAAGAATGCTcttcaaattcataaaataattcatataggagagaaaccttatgaatgtagtCAATATAGCAAAGCCTTGGTACAGAAGAGTAGCCTTCTAAGTCATGAAAGAACTCATACTGGACAGTAa
- the LOC143270306 gene encoding uncharacterized protein LOC143270306 isoform X1: protein MDAVTNEDVHVNFTHEEWALLDPSQKSLYKDVMLETYWNLTIVGYKWENHNIEEHYPNSTRHGRCGICHSGYNTWERNGYGKKHCTSGTLSTNGRYVVVPTMRRHDCDTSLQLLGFPTSVGTHQQTLIGEKHDYQEYGNSSVSAGSLCICNVAHSIRKCYKCNPCGQTLSSSSSLQRCEKSHVGRENNKCESSTKCFRLNRHRQTHQRTNNEEALYECSEHDKPFISDCSLEKHQKTHLEGKSYEYNQRNKAFACDSLQHQVQRIQTPEKCYEYNQCSKAFIQMSDHYRHDSLHTGAKPYEYNQCNKAFAEMRNLNSHERFHTREKPCLYNQCVKAFTRKNSLHSHERIHTGKKLYECNECGKTFAQKRNLQSHERIHTGEKPFQCDQCGKVFAQKSHLVCHERIHTGEKPHECNQCGKAFALKSYLLQHERIHTGKKPYECNQCGKAFVQKNNLLAHERIHTGEKPYKCNQCGKTFAHKISLQCHERIHTGEKPYECNQCGKAFTQKSYLLTHERLHTGEKPYKCNQCGKAFAVKSRLHNHEKNHTGNKLYKCVQCGVGFAQKNALQIHKIIHIGEKPYECSQYSKALVQKSSLLSHERTHTGQ, encoded by the exons gatgcagtgaccaatgaggatgtgcatgtgaacttcactcatgaagagtgggctttgctggatccttcccagaagagtctctacaaagatgtgatgctggaaaccTACTGGAACCTCACCATTGTAG GGTACAAATGGGAAAACCACAATATTGAAGAACATTATCCAAATTCTACAAGACATGGCag GTGTGGCATCTGTCACTCTGGATACAATACATGGGAGCGTAATGGGTATGGAAAGAAGCATTGTACTTCTGGCACTCTCAGCACAAATGGAAGATATGTGGTAGTCCCCACTATGAGAAGACATGACTGTGATACAAGTTTACAATTACTTGGTTTTCCAACTTCAGTGGGAACTCACCAACAAACTCTCATTGGAGAAAAACATGATTACCAGGAATATGGAAATTCATCTGTCTCTGCTGGTTCACTGTGCATATGTAATGTGGCTCACAGTATAAGAAAATGTTATAAATGCAATCCGTGTGGTCAGACCCTGAGTTCTTCAAGTTCTCTTCAAAGATGTGAAAAATCTCatgtgggaagagaaaataataaatgtgagtCATCTACTAAATGCTTTAGGCTTAACAGGCATCGTCAAACACACCAAAGAACCAATAATGAAGAGGCTCTCTATGAATGTAGTGAACATGATAAACCCTTTATATCTGATTGCTCTTtagaaaaacaccaaaaaactcATTTGGAAGGAAAATCCTATGAGTATAATCAAAGGaataaagcctttgcatgtgaCAGTCTTCAGCATCAAGTACAGAGAATTCAAACTCCAGAAAAATgctatgaatataatcaatgtaGTAAAGCCTTTATACAGATGAGTGATCATTACAGACATGATTCCCTTCATACTGGAGCGAAACCatatgaatataatcaatgtaATAAAGCCTTTGCAGAGATGAGAAATCTTAACAGTCATGAAAGATTTCATACAAGAGAAAAACCCTGTTTATATAATCAATGTGTTAAAGCCTTTACAAGAAAGAATAGTCTTCACAGTCATGAACGAATTCATACTGGAAAGAAACTCTATGagtgtaatgaatgtggtaaaacATTTGCACAAAAGAGGaatcttcaaagtcatgaaagaattcatactggagagaaaccatttcAATGTGATCAATGTGGTAAAGTCTTTGCACAGAAGAGTCATCTTGtatgtcatgaaagaattcatactggagagaaaccgcatgaatgtaatcaatgtggtaaggCCTTTGCACTGAAGAGTTATCTTCTCcaacatgaaagaattcatactgggaagaaaccctatgaatgtaatcaatgtggtaaagcctttgtacagAAGAATAACCTTCTAgctcatgaaagaattcatactggagaaaagccatataaatgtaatcaatgtggtaaaacctttgcacATAAGATTTCTCTTCAatgtcatgaaagaattcatactggagagaaaccctatgaatgtaatcaatgtggtaaagcctttacacaGAAGAGTTATCTTCTCACCCATGAAAGActgcatactggagagaaaccctacaagtgtaaccaatgtggtaaagcctttgcagtgAAGAGTCGTCTTCACaatcatgaaaaaaatcatactggaAACAAACTGTATAAATGTGTCCAATGTGGTGTAGGCTTTGCACAGAAGAATGCTcttcaaattcataaaataattcatataggagagaaaccttatgaatgtagtCAATATAGCAAAGCCTTGGTACAGAAGAGTAGCCTTCTAAGTCATGAAAGAACTCATACTGGACAGTAa